One stretch of Luteitalea sp. DNA includes these proteins:
- a CDS encoding alpha/beta fold hydrolase produces MNASPDRLPPRPSCQLPVYVPSVRWRGGHWMTVYVWARRRRLPSLPPAEVRYFDVAPDARVLAHCHWQIDRAVHPTLVALHGLEGSSSAHYMCGMADKAFARGFNVVRLNQRNCGGTEALSRGLYHSGLTADASFVIDELMARDGISAFVVAGYSLGGNLALKLAGDYGARPPTALRAVCAVSPTMDLATCVEALERRENAVYEWNFMRKLKTRLRRKARLFPDLYDARPLQHIRTIRGFDDQYTAPHHGFRNAADYYHRASALRVIARARVPTLIISAADDPFVPVDQFRDPAISGNPWITCLLTPHGGHCAFLSETTTDHDGYWAEQAIVEWADFHTRSARP; encoded by the coding sequence ATGAACGCGTCGCCCGATCGTCTGCCGCCGCGTCCCTCGTGCCAGCTTCCCGTCTACGTCCCCTCCGTGCGCTGGAGGGGCGGGCACTGGATGACGGTCTACGTCTGGGCGCGCCGGCGACGTCTCCCAAGCTTGCCACCAGCGGAGGTGCGGTACTTCGATGTTGCACCGGACGCTCGGGTCCTGGCGCACTGTCACTGGCAGATCGACCGTGCGGTACACCCCACCCTGGTTGCCCTGCACGGTCTCGAAGGCTCGAGCTCTGCACACTACATGTGCGGCATGGCTGACAAGGCATTCGCGCGCGGCTTCAACGTCGTGCGCTTGAACCAGCGCAACTGCGGTGGCACCGAGGCGCTCTCGCGCGGGCTCTATCACTCCGGTCTGACCGCTGATGCCAGCTTTGTCATCGACGAGTTGATGGCGCGTGACGGGATCTCGGCGTTCGTCGTTGCCGGCTACTCACTCGGCGGAAACCTCGCCCTCAAGCTGGCCGGCGACTACGGCGCTCGGCCGCCGACAGCGTTGCGCGCCGTCTGCGCCGTGTCACCGACGATGGATCTCGCGACATGCGTGGAGGCGCTCGAGCGCCGCGAGAACGCAGTGTACGAGTGGAATTTCATGCGGAAGTTGAAGACGCGGCTGCGTCGAAAGGCGCGGCTCTTTCCGGATCTGTACGACGCGCGCCCGCTCCAGCACATTCGGACGATTCGCGGGTTCGACGACCAGTACACCGCGCCACACCACGGCTTTCGAAACGCCGCGGACTACTATCATCGTGCGAGTGCTCTACGCGTCATCGCACGCGCTCGGGTGCCGACCTTGATCATCTCCGCTGCCGATGATCCGTTCGTGCCCGTCGATCAGTTTCGCGATCCGGCGATCTCGGGCAATCCGTGGATCACGTGCCTCCTCACGCCACACGGCGGGCACTGCGCGTTCCTCAGCGAGACCACGACGGATCACGACGGCTATTGGGCGGAACAAGCGATCGTCGAGTGGGCCGATTTCCACACGCGAAGCGCGCGTCCGTAG
- a CDS encoding DUF72 domain-containing protein produces MVPGSCWIGTSGYNYPEWKGTFYPGDLPASKMLAYYAARLPTVEINYSFYRLPSARILAGWAERVPERFRFTLKAPRRITHDQRLKDCASLVEAFCGAAATLGPRLGILLFQLPPSLRCDLDLFDAFLDTLPPGVRAAFEFRHESWLDENVYARLRGRNLALCIADSETRHTPIVSTADYGYLRLRDEGYAPADLARWASVVEGSAATWRETYVYFKHEEAGKGPEFAGELMRILSELSARA; encoded by the coding sequence ATGGTACCAGGTTCCTGCTGGATTGGCACGTCCGGCTACAACTACCCGGAGTGGAAGGGAACGTTCTATCCTGGCGACTTGCCGGCATCGAAGATGCTCGCCTACTACGCGGCGCGCCTCCCGACCGTCGAGATCAATTACAGCTTCTATCGCTTGCCCAGTGCCCGCATCCTCGCCGGCTGGGCAGAGCGGGTGCCCGAGCGCTTCCGGTTCACGCTGAAGGCACCGCGGCGCATCACCCATGACCAGCGGCTCAAGGACTGCGCCAGCTTGGTGGAGGCGTTTTGTGGAGCCGCCGCGACCCTCGGCCCGAGGCTGGGGATTCTGCTGTTCCAGCTGCCGCCAAGCCTCAGGTGTGACCTGGATCTCTTCGACGCGTTCCTGGACACGCTGCCGCCGGGTGTGCGGGCGGCGTTCGAGTTTCGGCACGAGTCGTGGCTCGATGAGAACGTGTACGCGCGATTGCGGGGACGCAACCTCGCGCTGTGCATCGCGGACAGCGAGACACGACACACGCCCATCGTCTCCACGGCGGACTATGGATACCTCCGGCTCCGCGATGAAGGCTACGCGCCGGCCGACCTCGCGCGCTGGGCGTCTGTCGTCGAGGGTTCCGCGGCGACGTGGCGCGAAACGTACGTCTACTTCAAGCACGAAGAGGCCGGCAAGGGGCCGGAGTTCGCCGGCGAGCTGATGCGCATCCTGAGCGAGCTCAGCGCGCGCGCGTAG
- a CDS encoding ATP-binding cassette domain-containing protein, with translation MFGRSRPAPVDTLSSEQTPGALITLQHIEKYFQHGPGRTYVLRRITVDIREGEFVSVMGPSGAGKSTLLHILGMHDSDWSGDYWFVGHPVHALSKKERAELHKAYIGFVFQSYHLLDHLTVYENLELPLSYRNVKKGERDSIVCDTLDRFQIVGKKDLFPNQLSGGQQQLVAVARAVIANPKLILADEPTGNLHSDQGREIMELFKRLNSAGTTIVQVTHSETNASYGDRVVNLRDGWIV, from the coding sequence ATGTTTGGCCGTTCACGCCCTGCTCCGGTCGACACCCTGTCGTCGGAGCAAACGCCGGGCGCGCTCATTACGCTCCAGCACATCGAGAAATACTTCCAGCATGGCCCTGGTCGTACCTACGTCCTGCGACGCATCACGGTCGATATCCGCGAGGGCGAGTTCGTCTCCGTCATGGGACCGTCGGGCGCAGGCAAGTCGACCCTGTTGCACATCCTCGGCATGCACGACAGCGATTGGAGCGGCGACTACTGGTTCGTTGGCCACCCGGTCCACGCCCTGAGCAAGAAGGAGCGCGCCGAGCTGCACAAGGCGTACATCGGCTTCGTGTTCCAGAGCTACCATCTGCTGGATCACCTGACGGTGTACGAGAACCTCGAGCTGCCGCTCTCCTATCGGAACGTCAAGAAAGGCGAGCGCGACTCCATCGTCTGCGATACGCTGGACCGGTTCCAGATTGTCGGGAAGAAGGACCTCTTTCCAAACCAACTGTCCGGTGGCCAGCAGCAGCTCGTCGCCGTGGCACGTGCGGTGATCGCGAATCCAAAGCTGATCCTCGCCGACGAGCCGACCGGGAATCTCCACTCCGATCAGGGCCGGGAGATCATGGAGCTCTTCAAGCGCCTCAACTCGGCGGGCACAACCATCGTGCAGGTCACGCACTCGGAGACGAACGCCTCGTACGGCGATCGCGTCGTCAATCTGAGGGACGGCTGGATCGTCTGA
- a CDS encoding RNA-binding protein, which produces MAQRLYVGNLPYGTTDEELSALFSRAGMVENVQVMRDLATGRARGFAFVQMASAEDAQRAISEFHEYQLDGRALVVNEARPKPAHNGPRGGWGDGEMSRGGRREPRW; this is translated from the coding sequence ATGGCTCAAAGACTGTATGTGGGGAACCTACCGTACGGCACAACCGACGAAGAGCTGAGCGCCCTGTTCAGTCGTGCAGGCATGGTCGAAAACGTCCAGGTGATGCGCGACCTTGCCACAGGGCGTGCGCGAGGCTTTGCGTTCGTGCAGATGGCCTCTGCCGAAGATGCGCAACGCGCTATCTCCGAGTTCCACGAATATCAGCTCGACGGGCGTGCGCTGGTCGTCAACGAAGCTCGGCCAAAGCCGGCGCACAACGGCCCGCGAGGTGGTTGGGGGGACGGCGAGATGTCGCGCGGTGGCCGCCGGGAGCCTCGCTGGTAG
- a CDS encoding M28 family peptidase encodes MQRNDPGQAYLGDKMPSRHHVMQSLLVVVAAALLLGTGQSRARPSTTYPGLEQITAADLRSYLAFIAADELQGRNTPSRGLDTAALYIASHLSRWGARPAGDEGSYFQRIALVEHRVDRDRSRVALGDRAFTYDDDFLAGGTSGQASGPLVYVGHGYMIKERGLDPYAGRDIKGKIIVAHESMPSGVRRADLKGKQGVDWDDPMSAAERLGGVGVVYLPSYRTLTSWRRKADESTYVVEKLPSEQPDDIPSITASPGLLGALFDGEEATAEEVLAGAISRKPEKPFALDAHKILSITVALTSRPARTQNVVAVVEGSDPALRQEYVALGAHYDHVGVGTGSGDIIYNGADDDGSGTVALLSMAEVFATAPRPKRSMLFTWHTGEERGLWGSDYFTRFPTVPLEQIVAQLNVDMIGRSRKPGDTHPANKHLTGPDSTYVIGSTLMSSELERLSRRVNAGLFNLSFDYKYDARGDRERFFYRSDHYNYAKHDIPVIFYFSGLHEDYHDVGDSADKIDYTKMEKIVRTIYATARAIADLPHRPAVDKALPEHTTDER; translated from the coding sequence ATGCAACGGAACGACCCAGGTCAGGCGTATCTGGGTGACAAGATGCCATCTCGTCACCATGTCATGCAGTCCCTCCTCGTAGTGGTCGCGGCCGCGCTGCTCCTCGGTACAGGGCAGTCCCGGGCACGCCCGTCAACGACGTATCCCGGGCTCGAGCAAATCACTGCCGCGGATCTGCGCAGCTACCTGGCATTCATCGCGGCTGACGAGCTCCAAGGACGAAACACGCCCTCGCGCGGCCTCGATACGGCCGCCCTTTACATCGCCTCGCACCTCTCGCGTTGGGGTGCCAGGCCCGCTGGTGACGAAGGCAGTTACTTTCAGCGTATCGCCCTCGTCGAGCACCGTGTTGATCGCGATAGATCGCGTGTGGCGCTTGGAGACCGCGCCTTCACCTACGATGACGATTTCCTCGCGGGCGGCACGTCGGGCCAGGCGTCCGGCCCCCTCGTTTACGTCGGCCACGGCTACATGATCAAGGAGCGGGGGCTCGACCCGTACGCCGGCCGCGACATCAAGGGAAAGATCATCGTCGCACACGAGTCGATGCCGAGCGGCGTCAGGCGTGCCGACCTCAAAGGCAAGCAAGGCGTCGACTGGGACGATCCCATGAGCGCCGCCGAGCGCCTTGGCGGCGTTGGCGTGGTCTATCTCCCATCCTATCGGACGCTGACCTCCTGGCGCCGGAAGGCCGATGAATCGACGTATGTCGTCGAGAAGCTCCCGAGCGAACAACCGGACGATATCCCGTCGATTACGGCGTCGCCGGGCTTGTTGGGCGCGTTGTTCGATGGTGAAGAAGCGACAGCCGAAGAGGTGCTCGCTGGCGCCATCTCCCGAAAGCCCGAGAAGCCGTTCGCGCTCGACGCGCACAAGATCTTGAGCATCACCGTCGCGCTGACGAGCCGCCCCGCACGAACGCAGAACGTGGTGGCCGTGGTGGAAGGAAGCGACCCAGCGCTGAGACAGGAGTACGTCGCGCTCGGCGCCCACTACGATCACGTGGGCGTCGGCACCGGCTCGGGCGACATCATTTACAACGGTGCTGACGATGACGGCTCCGGCACGGTGGCGTTGCTATCGATGGCAGAGGTATTCGCGACTGCTCCGCGACCGAAGCGATCCATGCTCTTCACGTGGCATACGGGTGAAGAGCGCGGTCTCTGGGGCTCCGACTACTTCACCCGTTTCCCGACGGTGCCGCTCGAGCAGATCGTTGCGCAGCTGAACGTCGACATGATTGGCCGCAGTCGCAAGCCGGGCGACACGCACCCCGCCAACAAACACCTGACGGGGCCCGACTCCACCTACGTGATCGGCTCGACGCTGATGAGCAGTGAGCTCGAGCGGCTCAGCCGGCGCGTCAACGCAGGGCTCTTCAACCTGTCGTTCGACTACAAGTACGATGCACGTGGCGATCGCGAGCGTTTCTTCTACCGGAGCGATCACTACAACTACGCCAAGCACGACATCCCCGTGATCTTCTACTTCAGCGGTCTCCACGAGGACTATCACGACGTCGGCGACTCGGCCGACAAGATTGACTATACGAAGATGGAAAAGATCGTGCGAACGATCTACGCAACCGCGCGCGCCATCGCAGACCTGCCGCACCGGCCGGCCGTCGACAAGGCGCTCCCGGAGCACACAACCGACGAGCGGTAG
- a CDS encoding redoxin domain-containing protein, which produces MVEWRDASPRRLSHLRLTMKKRWMIAALGALGLGLAAVPFLPLGGSSDTTARSTAALPAVCNAEPKPAQLDFTLPDIDGKRVTLADYRGQVLAINFWATWCGPCRHEIPIFVELQERYRDKDFTFVGISVQDDSMEPIKAFAKEYEMNYPVLQGTGDAELERAYGPLYGIPVTVLLARDGTVCKRFMGFPGEKPFQQVIEALL; this is translated from the coding sequence ATGGTGGAATGGAGGGACGCCTCGCCCAGGCGTCTGTCACATCTGAGGTTGACCATGAAGAAGCGTTGGATGATTGCGGCGCTCGGCGCCCTGGGACTGGGGTTGGCGGCGGTACCCTTCTTGCCGCTTGGCGGCAGCAGTGACACGACGGCCAGATCGACCGCGGCGTTGCCGGCGGTGTGCAACGCGGAGCCAAAGCCGGCCCAGCTGGACTTCACGCTCCCGGACATCGATGGCAAGCGTGTCACGTTGGCCGACTACCGCGGTCAGGTCCTGGCCATCAACTTCTGGGCGACGTGGTGCGGGCCCTGCCGACACGAGATCCCCATCTTCGTCGAGCTCCAGGAACGCTATCGTGACAAAGATTTCACCTTTGTCGGCATCTCGGTTCAGGACGATAGCATGGAGCCGATCAAGGCCTTCGCGAAGGAATACGAGATGAACTACCCCGTGCTCCAGGGCACCGGCGATGCTGAGTTGGAGCGCGCGTATGGCCCGCTCTACGGTATTCCAGTCACGGTGCTGCTCGCGCGGGATGGCACGGTCTGCAAGCGATTCATGGGCTTTCCGGGTGAGAAGCCGTTCCAGCAGGTGATCGAGGCACTCTTGTGA
- a CDS encoding sigma-70 family RNA polymerase sigma factor: MAGWLQQPCRCADRGGRRCERPAGWVVWLGGHRNVPCRRQVAHIPRGAPPSALRASADTVGRTMRGSKASCDAPWWRYSEYTEGSPGIMRAGAAAHGPTRLMVLRLGRREDRQVSRDEQFRADALAHLDSLYGTALRLAGDRETAQDLVQETYLRAFQAVSRFEPGTNLKAWLFTILHNAHRNLRRSAARNPVETASDVVEHAEATRMADNDPEHRLLRETLDADLQEALDRLPDVFRQAVWLRDVEELTYAEIAGVMAVPVGTVMSRIARGRRLLYETLMRQREARQGVNGDRVRG, encoded by the coding sequence ATGGCCGGATGGCTGCAACAGCCGTGCCGATGTGCCGACAGGGGCGGCCGTCGATGTGAGCGCCCGGCGGGCTGGGTGGTGTGGTTGGGGGGCCACAGAAATGTCCCTTGCAGGCGCCAGGTCGCCCACATTCCGCGCGGCGCTCCGCCCTCCGCCCTCCGGGCGTCTGCGGACACAGTCGGCCGCACGATGAGGGGCTCAAAGGCCTCTTGCGACGCCCCCTGGTGGCGTTACTCCGAATATACTGAGGGCTCGCCCGGGATCATGCGTGCCGGCGCCGCCGCGCACGGTCCGACCCGACTTATGGTGCTGCGGCTGGGAAGACGCGAGGATCGGCAGGTCTCACGGGACGAGCAGTTTCGCGCCGATGCACTCGCACACCTCGACAGCCTCTACGGCACCGCGTTGCGGCTCGCAGGCGATCGCGAGACCGCCCAAGACCTCGTGCAAGAGACCTATCTGAGAGCATTCCAGGCTGTGTCGCGCTTCGAGCCCGGCACGAACCTCAAGGCGTGGCTCTTCACGATCCTGCACAACGCACATCGCAACCTCCGCCGGAGCGCCGCCCGCAACCCCGTCGAGACTGCGAGCGATGTCGTCGAGCATGCAGAAGCCACCCGTATGGCCGACAACGATCCGGAACACCGGCTGCTCCGGGAGACGCTCGACGCGGACCTGCAGGAGGCACTCGATCGGCTCCCGGACGTCTTTCGGCAGGCGGTCTGGCTCCGCGACGTCGAGGAGCTGACCTACGCTGAGATTGCCGGCGTGATGGCGGTGCCTGTGGGCACCGTGATGTCCCGAATCGCCCGGGGGCGGCGGCTGCTGTACGAAACCCTGATGCGCCAGCGGGAGGCACGGCAGGGGGTGAACGGTGACAGGGTGAGGGGGTGA
- a CDS encoding acyl-CoA thioesterase — MTTLTPKRVDESATEMIQAVLPNDANPLGFMLGGAVMHLIDIAGAITCLKHTRQRVVTAAVDGLQFLHPIRIGDLVILKAQVTCTFTTSLEVQVQVFSEEALTGVRKLTCHAYLTFVAVDEHGNAVPVHPLLLETDEAHRSAAEARARREQRLRAKQALLARETEMLRAADGRA; from the coding sequence ATGACTACGCTCACGCCGAAGCGCGTCGACGAGTCCGCCACCGAGATGATTCAGGCGGTGCTCCCCAACGACGCCAACCCCTTGGGATTCATGCTCGGCGGCGCCGTCATGCACCTCATCGACATCGCTGGCGCGATCACCTGCCTCAAACACACGCGGCAGCGCGTCGTCACAGCCGCAGTGGATGGCCTGCAGTTTCTCCATCCCATTCGCATTGGGGATCTCGTCATCCTGAAGGCGCAGGTGACCTGCACGTTCACCACATCGCTCGAGGTGCAAGTGCAGGTCTTTTCCGAAGAGGCACTGACGGGCGTGCGCAAGCTCACGTGCCACGCGTATCTCACATTCGTGGCGGTCGACGAGCACGGGAATGCGGTCCCGGTACATCCGCTGCTCTTGGAAACCGACGAGGCCCACCGCTCGGCGGCAGAAGCCCGAGCACGGCGGGAACAGCGGCTTCGCGCGAAGCAGGCGCTGTTGGCACGTGAGACCGAGATGCTGCGCGCCGCAGACGGACGCGCCTGA
- a CDS encoding 4Fe-4S dicluster domain-containing protein produces MAYIITEPCIGTKDHSCVDVCPVDCIHPRKDEADFESAPMLYIHPDECIDCGACVPACPVEAIFALDEVPDKWKEYIETNAQYFQK; encoded by the coding sequence GTGGCTTACATCATCACGGAACCGTGCATCGGCACGAAGGACCATTCGTGCGTCGACGTATGCCCGGTGGACTGCATTCACCCACGCAAGGATGAAGCGGACTTCGAGAGCGCGCCGATGCTCTACATCCATCCGGACGAGTGCATCGATTGTGGCGCCTGTGTTCCGGCGTGTCCCGTCGAAGCGATCTTCGCGCTCGACGAGGTGCCCGACAAGTGGAAGGAGTACATCGAAACCAACGCCCAGTACTTCCAGAAATAG
- a CDS encoding helix-turn-helix domain-containing protein produces the protein MIPHSEMHGVPRLAPSELETPRQKPTSLDKALDLCEALSAVPRGATLSELARQVRLPPATTHRLLRVLRRRGFVRQDEETGRYLLTLRWLDLSFRALGRSEIRLHAYPVMREYVLRTQARTFIAVPPDGEVTYVWSGGADEVSMYTAYGKAMPGHCSIYFTPDQQSARRLVCVKLDRSADARRSAEIARRLGSGELVSRVHSLNCTCAPVYDYSGREVARVGLFAHREDEHLLHEHHVPAAWELARAISWRLGHLASRIADE, from the coding sequence ATGATTCCGCATAGTGAAATGCATGGTGTTCCCAGGTTGGCCCCGAGCGAGCTGGAGACGCCGAGGCAGAAGCCGACCTCGCTCGACAAGGCGCTGGATCTGTGCGAGGCGTTGAGCGCCGTACCCAGGGGCGCCACCTTGTCCGAACTGGCGCGCCAGGTTCGACTGCCGCCGGCGACGACGCATCGGCTGTTGCGCGTGCTGAGGCGCCGCGGCTTTGTGCGCCAGGACGAAGAGACCGGTCGCTACCTTCTGACGTTGCGCTGGCTCGACCTCAGCTTTCGTGCACTCGGCCGTTCAGAGATTCGGCTCCACGCATATCCCGTGATGCGTGAGTACGTGCTGCGCACACAGGCACGCACGTTCATTGCCGTGCCGCCGGACGGTGAGGTCACGTATGTGTGGAGCGGCGGCGCAGACGAGGTCTCGATGTACACGGCGTACGGAAAGGCAATGCCTGGGCACTGCTCGATATACTTCACGCCCGATCAACAGAGCGCGCGCCGGCTCGTCTGCGTCAAGCTGGATCGGAGCGCGGATGCGCGCCGAAGTGCAGAGATCGCGCGCCGGCTCGGCTCGGGGGAGCTGGTCTCCCGGGTGCACTCGCTCAATTGCACCTGCGCGCCGGTCTACGACTACAGCGGCCGTGAGGTCGCGCGTGTGGGCCTGTTTGCCCACCGTGAAGATGAGCATCTGCTGCACGAGCACCATGTCCCGGCGGCGTGGGAGCTGGCGCGGGCAATCTCGTGGCGGCTGGGACATTTGGCAAGCCGCATTGCGGACGAGTGA
- the boxB gene encoding benzoyl-CoA 2,3-epoxidase subunit BoxB yields the protein MISAERIPNNVSLSENRRLQRALQHWQPQYLEWWRDMGPEGFQDHHYVYLRTAVSVDPGGWVHYDYVKLPEYRWGIFLAEPLRDRTIGFGDFLGSPVWQEVPGDFRSPLRRLVVTQGDTEPASVEQQRLLGHSCPSMYDLRNLFQVNVEEGRHLWAMVYILHSYFGRDGRDEAEEMLDRQSGDADKPRILDAFNEPIDTWLDFFMFAMFTDRDGKSQLLSLSESAFDPLSRTTRFMLTEEAHHMFVGESGVARIIERTCQLLTSGQAGFSEDVRRVGGIDLPTLQKFLNFWFSMSLDLHGGEISSNAAIYFANGLKGRQYEEKYPDHKCLEGTYAVDVVVDGTIETRNVPLRNAMNEIQRDWYTGDCRAGVERWNRILEKHGIGERLRVPDRKFNRHIGIYAGFHFDPEGRMIESDEWEARRTEWLPSSEDKAYIRSLMAAPVYEPSNFANYIAPPSKGINRRPVDFEYVRTEL from the coding sequence ATGATCTCCGCAGAGCGCATTCCCAACAACGTCTCCCTCTCCGAGAACAGGCGGCTGCAACGCGCGCTTCAGCACTGGCAGCCGCAGTACCTCGAATGGTGGCGCGACATGGGGCCGGAAGGCTTCCAGGACCACCACTATGTCTACCTTCGAACCGCCGTGAGCGTCGATCCCGGAGGCTGGGTGCACTACGACTACGTCAAGCTGCCGGAGTACCGCTGGGGCATCTTCCTCGCGGAGCCCCTCCGCGATCGGACGATTGGATTCGGTGATTTTCTCGGCAGCCCCGTTTGGCAGGAAGTCCCGGGTGACTTTCGCAGCCCGCTGCGAAGGCTCGTCGTCACGCAAGGCGACACGGAGCCGGCCAGCGTCGAGCAGCAGCGCCTGCTCGGCCACAGTTGTCCCAGCATGTACGACCTGCGCAACTTGTTTCAGGTGAACGTCGAAGAAGGGCGCCACTTGTGGGCCATGGTGTACATCCTCCACTCTTATTTCGGCCGTGATGGCCGAGACGAGGCGGAGGAGATGTTGGACCGCCAGAGTGGCGATGCCGACAAACCGCGCATCCTCGACGCCTTCAACGAGCCGATTGACACCTGGCTGGACTTCTTCATGTTTGCGATGTTCACGGACCGTGACGGCAAGTCACAGCTGCTGTCGCTCTCCGAGAGCGCCTTCGATCCGCTGTCGCGCACGACGCGGTTCATGCTGACCGAGGAGGCGCACCACATGTTCGTCGGAGAGAGCGGCGTTGCGCGCATCATCGAGCGCACATGTCAGCTTCTCACCAGCGGCCAGGCTGGCTTCTCCGAGGATGTTCGCCGCGTGGGCGGCATCGACCTGCCGACCTTACAGAAGTTCTTGAACTTCTGGTTCAGCATGAGCCTCGATCTCCACGGCGGCGAGATCTCGAGCAATGCTGCCATCTATTTCGCCAATGGTCTCAAGGGGCGGCAGTACGAGGAGAAATACCCCGACCACAAGTGCCTGGAGGGAACCTACGCGGTCGATGTGGTCGTCGACGGCACGATCGAGACCCGCAATGTGCCGCTCAGGAACGCCATGAACGAGATTCAACGCGATTGGTACACCGGCGACTGTCGTGCCGGTGTCGAGCGTTGGAATCGCATCCTCGAAAAGCACGGCATCGGCGAGCGCTTGCGGGTACCTGACCGAAAGTTCAATCGCCACATTGGCATCTACGCCGGCTTCCACTTCGATCCGGAAGGTCGCATGATCGAATCCGACGAGTGGGAGGCTCGCCGGACCGAGTGGCTACCGTCTTCTGAAGACAAAGCGTACATTAGGAGCTTGATGGCGGCGCCCGTCTACGAGCCCTCCAACTTCGCCAACTACATCGCACCACCCTCGAAGGGCATCAATCGCCGGCCGGTCGACTTCGAGTACGTTCGCACCGAGCTCTAG